In a genomic window of SAR324 cluster bacterium:
- a CDS encoding glycosyltransferase family 4 protein: MKILHWLHTRNWGGLEKFVVFFACELQKQSCKNTIFFSQRNGIVDSRELLQNSTIELRSGNHLDLWQTLREQSPDAIIHYTGSTMHATWLVGLLKWPKKHIRVFMHGFGRKHDIYHHYLYQKFNCIFPTRLTHSQSKERLPIPEKCRHFQYFGVPLARKVQKKSWNSPLTLVSLSRIEPAKRIRELVEAVINAFQMNPNLQERFIIKIFGKPHDHDTKGQEYLQQLQQMVPQQLTTKILFPGFTNEPNLILEQSHFLFFTSQNEFYGFSLLEALAAGTPTITVRQGSFAELNQENYGRFIDLENPESVQKVLEEINTMTALEYKTLQENARNRAEAEFDISKTTDQFRQWLVTH; encoded by the coding sequence ATGAAAATCCTGCACTGGTTACACACTCGAAATTGGGGAGGTTTGGAAAAATTTGTAGTTTTCTTCGCCTGTGAGTTGCAAAAGCAAAGTTGCAAAAATACGATCTTTTTCAGCCAGCGGAATGGTATTGTAGACAGTAGAGAACTTCTCCAAAATTCCACTATAGAACTGAGGTCTGGGAACCATTTGGACCTTTGGCAAACTCTTAGAGAACAATCCCCTGACGCAATTATTCATTATACCGGCAGTACGATGCATGCCACCTGGCTGGTGGGCTTGCTTAAATGGCCTAAAAAACACATTAGAGTTTTCATGCATGGTTTTGGGCGTAAGCACGACATCTATCATCATTACCTTTATCAAAAATTTAACTGTATTTTTCCAACTAGATTGACCCACAGTCAGTCCAAAGAACGGTTACCTATTCCTGAGAAGTGTCGCCATTTCCAGTATTTTGGAGTCCCTTTAGCTCGAAAAGTCCAAAAAAAATCTTGGAATTCGCCCCTTACACTGGTCTCACTGTCAAGAATCGAACCAGCAAAAAGGATTCGGGAACTTGTTGAGGCAGTCATAAATGCTTTTCAAATGAACCCAAACCTGCAAGAGCGGTTCATCATCAAGATTTTTGGAAAACCTCATGATCATGACACGAAGGGTCAGGAGTATCTGCAGCAACTTCAGCAAATGGTCCCCCAGCAGCTCACTACAAAGATACTTTTCCCTGGGTTCACCAATGAGCCTAACTTGATACTCGAACAATCACACTTCCTGTTTTTCACATCTCAGAATGAGTTTTACGGATTTTCTTTGCTTGAAGCACTAGCCGCAGGAACACCAACAATTACTGTCAGGCAAGGAAGCTTCGCAGAATTGAATCAGGAAAATTACGGTCGATTCATTGATCTTGAAAACCCTGAATCTGTGCAAAAAGTTCTTGAGGAGATCAACACAATGACAGCACTTGAATATAAAACACTTCAGGAAAACGCAAGAAATCGGGCAGAAGCAGAATTTGATATATCGAAGACAACAGATCAATTTCGGCAGTGGCTAGTCACTCACTAG
- a CDS encoding glycosyltransferase family 9 protein: MTGFRKILLIQLRRLGDVLMTTPAIRQLHQALPDAEITFLTETPSEQLLQYNPHLSEVWLLPKKMTWGESFNFLKQLRQMRFDCVIDFFGNPRSAFISRLSGAPKRVGFDFRGRAWHYTHAVPLQNGVGYATSHKLQLLEALGLTVDIKDLLPEFPISVEERVFAMGLLEQLRVRPDDRVISISPVSRQPYKRWPLENFAKLADWLIEQYGVKILFIYGPGEQEFVDTVRRQMCYEALPNYDPPNLAQTRALFEQVILHIGNDNGPRHFAVAADIPTVAIFGRPLAMNWTPPNQNKHLSFEFNPGCKTQCDYPNCQLECLNTPLITVKEAIAKQLMAHDNPVLLL; this comes from the coding sequence GGGGATGTGCTGATGACCACCCCAGCAATCCGTCAGCTTCACCAAGCCTTGCCTGATGCTGAAATCACCTTTCTGACTGAAACCCCGTCTGAACAACTTTTACAATACAATCCGCACTTGAGCGAGGTCTGGTTACTACCAAAGAAAATGACTTGGGGAGAGAGTTTTAACTTCCTAAAACAACTGCGTCAAATGCGTTTTGACTGTGTGATCGACTTCTTTGGTAATCCCAGAAGTGCCTTCATCAGTAGACTTAGTGGGGCTCCCAAGAGGGTTGGCTTTGATTTTCGAGGAAGAGCTTGGCACTACACTCACGCTGTTCCTCTCCAGAATGGAGTCGGCTACGCAACTTCCCATAAACTCCAACTTCTGGAAGCTTTGGGATTGACGGTGGATATCAAAGATCTCTTACCCGAATTTCCAATCAGCGTGGAGGAGAGAGTTTTTGCGATGGGCTTGCTGGAACAATTAAGAGTGCGGCCAGATGATAGAGTCATCTCCATCTCCCCGGTATCTCGCCAACCTTACAAGCGATGGCCATTGGAAAACTTCGCCAAACTCGCAGATTGGCTGATTGAACAGTATGGAGTAAAAATCCTGTTCATCTACGGACCTGGTGAGCAGGAATTTGTGGATACGGTACGAAGACAGATGTGCTACGAGGCCCTTCCAAATTATGATCCACCAAACCTAGCTCAAACTCGGGCTCTTTTTGAACAAGTGATCCTGCACATTGGTAACGATAATGGGCCAAGGCATTTTGCAGTGGCAGCGGACATCCCAACTGTAGCAATTTTTGGAAGGCCATTGGCTATGAATTGGACTCCACCCAACCAAAACAAACATTTAAGTTTTGAATTCAATCCTGGTTGCAAGACTCAGTGTGACTACCCAAATTGCCAGTTGGAGTGTTTAAACACTCCTCTAATAACTGTAAAGGAAGCGATTGCAAAACAGTTGATGGCACATGACAATCCAGTGTTACTATTATGA